The genomic region GCTCTACCAACAGTGGATTCTGAGCTGCGCTCAGAATCCACTGACCATCTCAAAGATACACCCTACCCTGGTGGATGAAATACGAGGGCGATCACAGTGCTTCCCTGCCCTGTACAAAACACCAGAGCCATGACGAGGACACATAACGCAGGGTAACGAATTGCTCTCTGTCCTATAATACAAGACGCAGCAAACAGCGAAAGTGTTGCAAATTTTTCGATATAGTGCCCATTTCTACCCGGCAGGCCTGCTTATCCCTCTTCCTTCAGCGCCTGCCGCATGTATTCTTTTAGCGCCGGAGCGATATCGGGGCGCTTGAGGGCGTAGGCAATCGAGGTGGTAAGCAGTCCGAGGGGATTGCCGGTATCGTAGCGCAGGCCGGTGAAGCGCAGGCCATAGCAATGGCCCGTCCTGGCCTGCATCTCTATAGCATCGGTGACCTGAATCTCGCCGCCCGCGCCAGGAGGAGTTTTTTCCAGCAGCGCAAAGATATCGGGCGTCAGAATGTAACGGCCCGCGACGCCAAGATTGGAGGGCGCCTCTTCGGGCCTGGGTTTTTCGACCAGGTGCGTGACCTTGACGACGTTATCGCCCAGGTCCTCAACGGCTGCTATGCCATAAGAAGATACCTGTTCAGGCGGTGAAATAAATAGCGAGAGTACAGAACCGCCATAGCGTTCGTGAATCTTCATCATGTCGGGCAGAATGGGAGTTTCTGGCGCGACCAGTTCATCTCCCAGCATGACGATAAATGGTTCGTCGCCCACCAGCTCTTTGGCGCGCAGGACGGCATGGCCCAATCCAAGGGGTTCGAGTTGCCTCACCGCGGCATAGGTAGCCATCGTCTGCACGTGACGCAGCGCTTCCAACTCCTTGCGTTTCCCCTTGCGTTCGAGGGCTGCTTCCAGTTCGGGAAACGCATCGAAATGGTCTTCGATGCTGCGCTTGCTGCGGCTGGTCACGAAAATAATCTCCTCGACCCCAGCTGCGACGGCTTCTTCCACGATATATTGCAACGTTGGTTTATCAACGAGTGGCAGCAACTCTTTCGGCACGACTTTGCTGGCCGGCAACACCCTGGTGCCAAGCCCGGCGACGGGCAGCACCGCCTTACGAATACGCATGCATCCACCTCATTTATTTTTAAGTTCAGCTCGCGAATAGCCACGATCCTTCAGGGCGGCCGCAAGGTTCACAGGTAGCGCCCTTACAGCTATTGTAGGAGATTGCGAGGTGCAGGTCAAATCAGGGACCTCTCCCAGCACTTTTTTCGCCGGAGTTGAAATTCCCTAATTGCGAGGGAAGGAAATGTATCTCATTCATATAAGCTCAGCCGCGAGAGTCGTAGTGACGGATTCTCCACGCTCGATGCCTCGCATCACTTCCCAGGCGGGTTTAAGGCAAAACGCCCCAAAAATGATCGCTTTTTTGGTCGCTTCAGTGGCCCAAAAAACGCGTGCCTCGCAAACGCTTGCATCAAACGGCTTCCTATGCTATACTACGGGGGTAGCAGGCTAAATAGCCTGGGACGCCCGTTGGGGATTGAAACCGTTCTTAATGCAGACGCGCCAATTAAACATTTTACGGCTAAATAGCCTGGGACGCCCGTTGGGGATTGAAACACTAAAAACTACATCGAAAAAATGCCAGCATACTATGGCTAAATAGCCTGGGACGCCCGTTGGGGATTGAAACTAAAGAATGTAGCAGGGTTCTCACTCTGTATTGTAATCGGCTAAATAGCCTGGGACGCCCGTTGGGGATTGAAACTAGGCGTAGCCAATTCCCCCCTCCTTGTTAATACGTAGGGCTAAATAGCCTGGGACGCCCGTTGGGGATTGAAACTCATACTTTCTTAGAACAGCTTTTTATGTAAGCCTTGGCTAAATAGCCTGGGACGCCCGTTGGGGATTGAAACGACGCGCTTTCATGATGCCCATAACAGGGTAAGCATCGGCTAAATAGCCTGGGACGCCCGTTGGGGATTGAAACATAGTTACTTATCAAATGAATTTAGTAAATGGAGGTTGGCTAAATAGCCTGGGACGCCCGTTGGGGATTGAAACTGCCCTTAGCTTGCCCTACAGCGCCGCTAAGCCCGGGGCTAAATAGCCTGGGACGCCCGTTGGGGATTGAAACAATCTCTACGGCTGCCAGCAGCAGCGTATCGGTCATCGGCTAAATAGCCTGGGACGCCCGTTGGGGATTGAAACTGCACGTCTTCTTCCACATCGCCCTCCATCCATCCATCCGGCTAAATAGCCTGGGACGCCCGTTGGGGATTGAAACTATCGTGCTGCACGCCCTGTGGGAGCGCAAGGACGAAGGCTAAATAGCCTGGGACGCCCGTTGGGGATTGAAACGCCGGTCAAAACACCAGCAGGCGCGGTCAACACCAATGGGCTAAATAGCCTGGGACGCCCGTTGGGGATTGAAACGAGCAAGATAGCGACCTATCGCACGTTCCATCACGAGGGCTAAATAGCCTGGGACGCCCGTTGGGGATTGAAACATACCCCTTGGAGTTCAGATCATTGGCCAGTTGCTGGGGCTAAATAGCCTGGGACGCCCGTTGGGGATTGAAACGCCGCGAGGGCCGAGGTACCAAAGTTGACCCAATTTTGGCTAAATAGCCTGGGACGCCCGTTGGGGATTGAAACTGTCCCCTCGAGCAGGGCTCCGGCGAAGCTGGCCCCGGCTAAATAGCCTGGGACGCCCGTTGGGGATTGAAACGCGCGTCCACGGCACGGGCGGCATGAGGGCGAAACTCGGCTAAATAGCCTGGGACGCCCGTTGGGGATTGAAACGATGCCGCTGTAGCGACAGATCAGGCCGGCTGCATCACGGCTAAATAGCCTGGGACGCCCGTTGGGGATTGAAACTCCTTTTCATCTTCATCCAATGCAATCGACTTGTATCGGCTAAATAGCCTGGGACGCCCGTTGGGGATTGAAACCTATGAAAGGAAGTGCTGTTCTTCCAATGAAGAACCGGCTAAATAGCCTGGGACGCCCGTTGGGGATTGAAACTGCACATCAAATCCTGCCTCAAACAGAGTTTTCATATAGGCTAAATAGCCTGGGACGCCCGTTGGGGATTGAAACTCATTGTTCTTTCCTTTCCGGGACCTTGTCCCTGGGGGCTAAATAGCCTGGGACGCCCGTTGGGGATTGAAACGATACCGGAACCTCTACGAAGCAATTAACCGATGGCATGGCTAAATAGCCTGGGACGCCCGTTGGGGATTGAAACACTCGAAGACGGTGAGTCCCTGAGATTGTGCGTAGGGGGCTAAATAGCCTGGGACGCCCGTTGGGGATTGAAACGGCAAGACATACCCGCGACCCCTGCCAGAGGAACTTCAGGCTAAATAGCCTGGGACGCCCGTTGGGGATTGAAACTGCACCCAGCCGTCAGCGACAAGCTGGTCTACATTCTGGCTAAATAGCCTGGGACGCCCGTTGGGGATTGAAACTTTCTTGATCCATGTGAAAGCCCACTTGCCGTTGCCGGCTAAATAGCCTGGGACGCCCGTTGGGGATTGAAACTAACGCCTATTCTCAAATGTGGGTTGTTCGTCCCTATGGGGCTAAATAGCCTGGGACGCCCGTTGGGGATTGAAACGCAACAGCCCAATTGGAGCCGCTTGACGCCGGACTCCGGCTAAATAGCCTGGGACGCCCGTTGGGGATTGAAACTCAGCACGCCCAGTGGGAACGCTACCCCGACGAAATCGGCTAAATAGCCTGGGACGCCCGTTGGGGATTGAAACCATACGGACACGGTGTACACACAAGTCCAAGTGGACTGGCTAAATAGCCTGGGACGCCCGTTGGGGATTGAAACCTCTTTGCGCAACTCGGCAATCATGCGCTCGTAGTCGGCTAAATAGCCTGGGACGCCCGTTGGGGATTGAAACCAACACCTCTGAGTCCTCTGTTCGCAGATGGATTCATGGCTAAATAGCCTGGGACGCCCGTTGGGGATTGAAACAAAATTGAGCGAGCCGGACAGATCGCCGTGCGCTTGGCTAAATAGCCTGGGACGCCCGTTGGGGATTGAAACCTTGAGTTTGAACTCGAGGACCCCATTATTCCAATCCGGCTAAATAGCCTGGGACGCCCGTTGGGGATTGAAACCCCTCGTTGGATGCGACCGCAATCGTGCCAGTGCCGGCTAAATAGCCTGGGACGCCCGTTGGGGATTGAAACTACATCGCCTCGGTCGGCATGGTCTCTGTTGCCAGTGGCTAAATAGCCTGGGACGCCCGTTGGGGATTGAAACGGTCAGAAAAATCGACTTGCTCAATCAGCATGGTCGTGGGCTAAATAGCCTGGGACGCCCGTTGGGGATTGAAACCGTGATGAAGCTGGTTTGTAGGCGCGCCAGGGCAGGCGCGGGCTAAATAGCCTGGGACGCCCGTTGGGGATTGAAACAATCACAAGTCGATTGGCCATACCCTGCGTGCCGCCGGCTAAATAGCCTGGGACGCCCGTTGGGGATTGAAACCTGGCCATACGGTGAGTCGGCAGCCGGGCTCTCCTGGTAGGCTAAATAGCCTGGGACGCCCGTTGGGGATTGAAACGCCAGGAGAACCTGTGGCTGCCCGCCGGCGCGCGGGGGCTAAATAGCCTGGGACGCCCGTTGGGGATTGAAACGAGCAAGGAAAATCACTATCGATGAGTTTATGCATGGGGCTAAATAGCCTGGGACGCCCGTTGGGGATTGAAACTTGGAACAATCGCACCATAGGTTAAGGAAACGTCCCGGCTAAATAGCCTGGGACGCCCGTTGGGGATTGAAACTTAGCAATCGGGGACTCCGGTATCAGTCAACTAAACCGGCTAAATAGCCTGGGACGCCCGTTGGGGATTGAAACCGCTTATATCGCCAATTCGCAGCGCTGTTTTCACAAAGGCTAAATAGCCTGGGACGCCCGTTGGGGATTGAAACTGGATTAATTTCTTTTCCAGACGTGGCATAGGAACTTTGGCTAAATAGCCTGGGACGCCCGTTGGGGATTGAAACCACCACACAGCCGACCACGCCCGGCATGGCGCTGAGGCTAAATAGCCTGGGACGCCCGTTGGGGATTGAAACAAAGCTGCACCATCAACAATGGAGTGACCCGGAAAGCGGCTAAATAGCCTGGGACGCCCGTTGGGGATTGAAACAAATTGAAGTAGGAGCAACCGACCATCTATTTTAAGGGCTAAATAGCCTGGGACGCCCGTTGGGGATTGAAACAGATTTTGACCCCTCTATCCTTGCCGGTCAGGTAGGGGCTAAATAGCCTGGGACGCCCGTTGGGGATTGAAACTTCGCCCTACTGCTAATATCCCGTACCCGTCTTAGCTGGCTAAATAGCCTGGGACGCCCGTTGGGGATTGAAACCTCTGATGAGCTCATGGTAATCCCCTTTCTTTAATAGGCTAAATAGCCTGGGACGCCCGTTGGGGATTGAAACTCCCTCCGCCTCCTTTGCCTACTGCACGATTGCCCAGGCTAAATAGCCTGGGACGCCCGTTGGGGATTGAAACTCAGCAGAACCGTTCACAATCGATGAGCCGTCACCGACGGCTAAATAGCCTGGGACGCCCGTTGGGGATTGAAACTGTACTGCGGCTTGCGCTTGTGCCATTTGCTGATTGGGCTAAATAGCCTGGGACGCCCGTTGGGGATTGAAACTTCACAGGCAAAAGTAAGCACGGCGTTTTCTTTGAAGGCTAAATAGCCTGGGACGCCCGTTGGGGATTGAAACTCAACATCCATGACTACCGTATCGGCTTGCGCTATGCCGGCTAAATAGCCTGGGACGCCCGTTGGGGATTGAAACAGCAGGATACTGGGACTGGTCGAGCGTTCCCCCTGGCGTGGCTAAATAGCCTGGGACGCCCGTTGGGGATTGAAACTCTTTCGTGTAGGAATAGACAGTCACATCACCTATCGCGGCTAAATAGCCTGGGACGCCCGTTGGGGATTGAAACCGATGGGCGTCTCAGGCATATCACGCCTCGACTAACGTGGCTAAATAGCCTGGGACGCCCGTTGGGGATTGAAACACTCCTGGCTGGTGTGTTGGCGGTATCGTTTTCGGCGGGGGCTAAATAGCCTGGGACGCCCGTTGGGGATTGAAACATAGGCGGTGAATGATTTCTCTTCAAGCCCGATTTCAGTGGCTAAATAGCCTGGGACGCCCGTTGGGGATTGAAACCTTTGGAGGTGTTCCCTGGCGCATTAGCTATGATAACGGCTAAATAGCCTGGGACGCCCGTTGGGGATTGAAACACCAGGGTTGTGCCATCCGCAAAGCCAACGAGTGCGGGCTAAATAGCCTGGGACGCCCGTTGGGGATTGAAACCTTCTATGCCTCTAAGTTTTTCTAACCACGTCGTCAGGCTAAATAGCCTGGGACGCCCGTTGGGGATTGAAACACTCTCAGCCTGCGGTAGCAGCGGAATACAAACAACGGCTAAATAGCCTGGGACGCCCGTTGGGGATTGAAACATTGTGACCAGAACTGCCTCCTGGACGAAGTAATCCGTGGCTAA from Ktedonobacteraceae bacterium harbors:
- the galU gene encoding UTP--glucose-1-phosphate uridylyltransferase GalU, which codes for MRIRKAVLPVAGLGTRVLPASKVVPKELLPLVDKPTLQYIVEEAVAAGVEEIIFVTSRSKRSIEDHFDAFPELEAALERKGKRKELEALRHVQTMATYAAVRQLEPLGLGHAVLRAKELVGDEPFIVMLGDELVAPETPILPDMMKIHERYGGSVLSLFISPPEQVSSYGIAAVEDLGDNVVKVTHLVEKPRPEEAPSNLGVAGRYILTPDIFALLEKTPPGAGGEIQVTDAIEMQARTGHCYGLRFTGLRYDTGNPLGLLTTSIAYALKRPDIAPALKEYMRQALKEEG